In Mercurialis annua linkage group LG6, ddMerAnnu1.2, whole genome shotgun sequence, the following are encoded in one genomic region:
- the LOC126686797 gene encoding small nuclear ribonucleoprotein SmD1a, with translation MKLVRFLMKLNNETVSIELKNGTIVHGTITGVDISMNTHLKTVKLTLRGKNPVTLDHLSVRGNNIRYYILPDSLNLETLLVEETPRVKPKKPTAGKPMGRGRGRGRGRGRGGGGGGGGGGGGGGRGR, from the exons ATGAAACTCGTCAG GTTTTTGATGAAGCTAAACAACGAGACTGTTTCAATTGAGCTCAAGAACGGAACTATTGTTCATGGAACCATCACAG GTGTTGACATTAGTATGAATACTCATCTTAAGACAGTGAAACTAACACTGAGGGGGAAAAACCCAGTTACTTTGGATCATCTCAGTGTGAGGGGTAACAATATCCGATACTATATTCTTCCTGACAGCTTAAATCTTGAGACGTTGCTGGTTGAAGAGACACCTAGGGTCAAACCTAAGAAGCCAACTGCAG GAAAGCCTATGGGACGTGGCCGGGGACGAGGACGCGGTCGTGGACGTGGAGGTGGTGGCGGAGGAGGAGGCGGAGGCGGAGGTGGAGGAAGAGGCCGCTAG
- the LOC126653542 gene encoding F-box protein At2g27310-like, protein MALSVASVESMASLSSDIFYDILRRLDGPTLASAACACAAFCSISKEEKLWENVCSSMWPSTNREDVKSLISSIGGYRKFYADCFPLIVNKEVIEYQWNEYLEYPEEWTEAEYYGDIDEFESIVPSDFVSIVDIRYKDKTICSKVLWGIPNANGFNGWFYNCPFRIDLLTYAARDDDSEGEVLLSVSDGLPPILSMEKERKDGKLWRELRDGLRLSWIVVNKKIKQAANLASWIPLGGQRHWPTDRDFLIRYGSVLSAKDILPCQVVECILIMKFRVIHTEGDDIPTTLKLTELSMQLEDMEGAHVNGRNSLVILKEALSCRRSKNYSEALESCHLYSKVQNELKEEKMRNESRIDRICIISGIAAFLTFWYYIL, encoded by the coding sequence ATGGCTTTATCAGTTGCTTCAGTTGAGAGTATGGCGTCATTAAGTAGCGATATCTTCTATGACATATTGAGGCGTCTTGACGGCCCAACATTGGCAAGCGCGGCGTGTGCTTGCGCTGCATTCTGCTCCATCTCGAAAGAAGAGAAGTTATGGGAAAATGTTTGTTCTTCAATGTGGCCTTCAACAAACAGAGAAGACGTGAAAAGTTTAATATCATCAATAGGCGGATACAGAAAGTTTTATGCCGACTGTTTTCCACTTATCGTTAACAAGGAAGTTATCGAGTATCAGTGGAACGAATATCTAGAGTACCCTGAAGAATGGACGGAGGCTGAATACTACGGGGACATAGATGAATTTGAGAGTATTGTGCCGTCAGATTTTGTTTCTATTGTCGATATTAGGTATAAAGATAAAACAATATGCTCAAAAGTCCTGTGGGGCATTCCGAATGCTAATGGATTCAACGGTTGGTTTTACAATTGCCCATTTCGGATCGATCTCCTTACATATGCAGCAAGGGATGACGACAGTGAAGGCGAAGTTCTCCTTTCAGTTTCTGATGGTCTGCCGCCAATTTTGTCCAtggagaaagaaagaaaggacgGAAAACTGTGGAGGGAGCTTAGAGATGGACTTCGACTTAGTTGGATTGTGGTGAACAAAAAAATCAAGCAAGCGGCTAATCTCGCTAGCTGGATCCCTCTCGGAGGTCAAAGGCATTGGCCGACAGACAGGGATTTTTTGATCCGTTATGGGTCCGTTCTCTCAGCGAAAGACATTCTTCCATGTCAAGTAGTAGAATGCATTCTCATAATGAAGTTTAGAGTAATTCACACAGAAGGAGACGACATTCCCACAACTCTCAAGCTAACAGAGCTGAGCATGCAGTTGGAAGACATGGAAGGCGCTCATGTAAACGGAAGAAACAGTCTGGTAATTCTCAAGGAAGCACTGAGTTGCCGCAGAAGCAAAAACTACAGCGAAGCTCTCGAGTCATGTCATTTATACTCGAAAGTGCAGAACGAGTTAAAAGAGGAGAAGATGAGAAATGAAAGCAGGATAGATAGAATTTGTATCATAAGTGGGATTGCTGCTTTTCTCACATTCTGGTATTATATTTTGTAG
- the LOC126686197 gene encoding aluminum-activated malate transporter 12-like — protein MGSTVHVVDIPEGGGSLESVCMEKKKNGDRVSVFLFLVSSVKEMKNEVDVRKCVHSLKVGVALVLVSLLYFLDPLYKEVGDDNAMWAIMTVVVIFEFYAGATLGKGLNRGMGTILGGALGCMTSTLGQQIGGIGNSIIVGIAVLSFGGAATYCRMKPSIKVRYDYGAMIFILTFSLVAVSGLRFEKVIELARERLLMIALGFVICIFISLFVFPTWASDELHHSFVSKFNSLASSIEGCHEEYFKVLKNEKEDKPITNFSKCKSVLNSKSKDESLANFAKWEPWHGKFGMSYPWDKYLKIGEILRELAATIFSLQASLQPAPTESMRNLRQSIKEPCLEVGSSLAWALKELGESLKKMKKCKAQILIVPKLKSARMQLTEVALICPSNAAEGLEIASFVFSLMEMLHKLEILAKEVDELGELACFKQCDQ, from the exons ATGGGATCTACTGTGCATGTGGTGGATATTCCAGAAGGAGGAGGATCATTAGAGAGTGTTTGcatggaaaagaaaaagaatggtGATCGAGTTTCTGTGTTTTTGTTCTTGGTTTCTTCtgttaaagaaatgaaaaatgaagtCGATGTGAGAAAATGTGTGCATAGTTTGAAAGTTGGAGTGGCTCTGGTTCTGGTTTCACTTCTGTATTTTCTTGATCCTCTTTACAAAGAAGTTGGTGATGATAATGCTATGTGGGCTATTATGACTGTTGTTGTCATCTTTGAGTTCTATGCAG GTGCTACACTTGGAAAGGGGCTGAATCGTGGAATGGGAACTATATTAGGAGGTGCATTAGGGTGCATGACGTCAACTTTAGGTCAACAAATTGGTGGAATCGGAAACTCCATTATTGTTGGAATTGCAGTACTATCTTTTG GCGGAGCAGCGACATACTGCAGAATGAAACCGAGCATAAAAGTAAGATATGACTATGGAGCAATGATATTCATACTCACCTTCAGTCTCGTCGCCGTCTCCGGGCTGCGGTTCGAGAAGGTGATTGAATTAGCTCGTGAAAGGCTGTTGATGATTGCTTTAGGGTTTGTAATCTGCATTTTCATAAGCTTGTTCGTGTTTCCAACATGGGCTAGTGATGAGCTTCATCATTCTTTTGTCTCCAAATTCAATTCCCTTGCCTCCTCCATTGAAG GATGCCATGAGGAGTATTTCAAAGTACTCAAGAATGAAAAGGAAGACAAGCCAATTACCAACTTCAGTAAATGCAAATCAGTGCTCAACTCCAAGTCCAAGGATGAATCATTG GCAAATTTTGCAAAATGGGAACCATGGCATGGTAAATTTGGGATGTCGTACCCTTGGGATAAATACCTAAAgattggagaaattcttagagaACTTGCTGCAACCATCTTTTCACTCCAAGCTTCTCTTCAGCCAGCTCCTACTgag TCAATGCGAAATCTAAGACAATCAATTAAAGAACCATGCTTAGAAGTCGGATCCTCACTTGCATGGGCATTAAAGGAGCTTGGAGAAAGcttaaagaaaatgaaaaaatgcaagGCACAAATTTTAATAGTGCCAAAGTTAAAATCAGCAAGGATGCAACTAACTGAGGTGGCATTAATCTGTCCTTCAAATGCAGCAGAAGGACTTGAAATAGCAAGCTTTGTTTTCTCATTAATGGAGATGCTACACAAATTGGAAATTTTGGCCAAAGAGGTTGATGAACTTGGAGAACTTGCTTGCTTCAAACAATGTGATCAGTAG
- the LOC126653920 gene encoding outer envelope membrane protein 7, which produces MEKKQVKQAMVVFSALAFGWVAIEMAFKPFLDSIRAAMDKSDPQRDPDDVTDDAAAAAAKDLLSDADADADAAVVSDDKPATV; this is translated from the coding sequence ATGGAGAAGAAGCAAGTAAAACAAGCCATGGTGGTTTTTAGTGCTCTTGCATTTGGATGGGTTGCTATTGAGATGGCTTTCAAACCTTTTCTCGATAGCATTCGTGCCGCCATGGACAAGTCCGATCCTCAACGCGACCCTGATGATGTCACCGACGATGCTGCAGCCGCCGCCGCCAAAGATTTACTTTCTGATGCCGATGCTGATGCTGATGCTGCCGTCGTTTCAGACGATAAGCCAGCAACCGTCTGA
- the LOC126688011 gene encoding antifungal protein ginkbilobin-like protein translates to MAIPPKMAAKIMISILALFITKITSDPNTKVLSVLCNSGEYSKGDPFGISLAFVVEELEDSTPKSKNYNYYNISPYPNAFAFGHAACNQNLTTSDCRTCLAAAKTAMFSSCPNRIGSRSVLQDCTIRYEQYPFDD, encoded by the coding sequence ATGGCTATCCCTCCAAAAATGGCAGCAAAAATAATGATCTCAATCTTAGCTTTATTCATAACCAAAATTACAAGTGATCCCAACACAAAGGTGCTCAGTGTCCTCTGCAACTCAGGAGAATATTCAAAGGGCGATCCATTCGGAATAAGTTTAGCATTTGTTGTTGAAGAATTAGAGGACAGTACACCAAAATCCAAGAATTATAATTACTACAACATTTCTCCATATCCTAATGCTTTTGCATTCGGTCATGCTGCTTGTAACCAGAATCTAACGACCTCGGACTGCAGAACATGTCTTGCTGCTGCTAAAACTGCCATGTTTTCGTCTTGTCCGAACAGGATTGGATCTCGTTCTGTGCTCCAAGATTGTACTATTAGGTATGAGCAGTATCCGTTTGATGATTAA
- the LOC126688010 gene encoding protein trichome birefringence-like 10: MTKNTSPQDQETATHFSFLKKFKRLNPLEPSLGILGFFLVTVLFIGYFFYLDYQSVATHGMRYHGFSWLGMGLITSSSSELDSGIGRPGFLDKLGDGCDVFDGNWVWDDGYPLYQSKDCAFVDSGFRCSENGRPDSFYTKWRWQPSHCNLPRFDAKVMLEKLRNRRLVFVGDSVGRNQWESLLCMLATAVPDNSSIYEVNGRPITKHKGFLAFKFRDYNCTVEYYRAPYLLYQGRPPAGAPAEVKMTLRLDKLDWTSPQWTNADVLIFNSGHWWNYEKTIRGGCYFQEGEEIKMEMTVETAYQRSLETFLDWMHKKVDLNKTQVFFRTYAPVHFSGGDWKTGGSCHLEKLPDLGSIPSSSDYRFDIFFDVLKQSNESQLNLELLNVTNMAARRKDGHASVYYLEPGIGPASLHRQDCSHWCLPGVPDSWNELLYALLLKRETVNARNSTESCQAPL, encoded by the exons ATGACCAAGAACACATCTCCACAAGACCAAGAAACAGCGACCCATTTCAGTTTCTTGAAGAAATTTAAACGGTTGAACCCTCTTGAACCGTCTTTAGGCATTCTTGGGTTCTTTTTAGTTACTGTTTTGTTCATTGGTTATTTCTTTTACTTGGATTACCAGTCTGTTGCTACTCATGGGATGCGTTACCATGGGTTTTCTTGGCTGGGAATGGGATTGATTACTTCATCTTCATCAGAGTTGGATAGTGGTATTGGACGGCCGGGATTTCTTGATAAACTTGGGGATGGGTGTGATGTTTTTGATGGGAACTGGGTTTGGGATGATGGGTATCCTTTGTATCAGAGCAAAGATTGCGCCTTTGTGGACAGTGGGTTCAGGTGCTCGGAGAATGGACGACCTGATAGTTTTTATACTAAGTGGCGGTGGCAACCCAGTCACTGTAATTTGCCCAG GTTTGATGCTAAGGTGATGTTGGAGAAATTGAGGAACCGGCGGCTGGTGTTCGTTGGCGACTCCGTTGGAAGGAACCAATGGGAGTCACTTCTCTGTATGCTTGCCACTGCTGTTCCTGATAATTCTTCAATCTATGAGGTGAATGGGAGACCAATCACTAAGCATAAAGGTTTTCTGGCATTCAAGTTCAGGGATTACAATTGCACTGTTGAATACTATAGAGCTCCGTATCTATTGTACCAGGGGCGGCCTCCAGCGGGTGCTCCAGCAGAGGTGAAGATGACTTTAAGGCTGGATAAATTGGATTGGACATCTCCGCAGTGGACGAATGCAGATGTTCTGATATTTAATTCCGGTCATTGGTGGAATTACGAGAAGACCATAAGAGG GGGTTGTTACTTTCAAGAGGGGGAGGAGATAAAGATGGAGATGACTGTTGAAACTGCATACCAAAGATCTCTTGAAACTTTTCTTGATTGGATGCATAAAAAAGTAGACTTGAACAAAACCCAAGTCTTTTTTCGAACCTATGCTCCAGTTCACTTCAG TGGGGGTGACTGGAAGACTGGTGGTAGCTGTCACTTGGAAAAACTTCCTGATTTAGGGTCAATACCGAGTTCATCGGATTAccgttttgatatattttttgatGTGTTAAAGCAATCGAATGAATCCCAATTGAACTTGGAGTTATTGAATGTGACAAACATGGCAGCACGAAGAAAGGATGGCCATGCATCTGTGTACTATCTAGAGCCAGGAATCGGTCCTGCTTCTCTCCACCGTCAAGACTGCAGTCATTGGTGCTTGCCTGGTGTCCCTGATTCCTGGAACGAGCTCCTGTATGCACTTCTTCTCAAGCGGGAGACTGTCAATGCTCGAAATTCAACAGAATCTTGTCAAGCTCCATTGTGA
- the LOC126653919 gene encoding protein BOBBER 1-like produces the protein MAIIEEFSDEGQNDNVGTNQVETNKAQDEKKPEKNVEKEKKNLLVPNNGNGLDMEDHSWTQTLEELTLTIPVPPGTKSRNIVCEIKKKSLKVALKGQENPILDGELFATVKVDDCFWNLEDNKIISVLMTKFDRQNWWKSLLVGGPEIDTQKAEPEPSRLGDLDGETRSVVEKMMFDQRQKQMGLKTSDEIEKEGMLKKFMAQNPNMDFSNMKMM, from the coding sequence atggcgATCATCGAAGAATTCTCCGACGAAGGTCAAAACGACAATGTCGGAACAAACCAGGTCGAAACAAACAAGGCACAAGACGAGAAAAAACCAGAAAAGAATGTCGAGAAGGAGAAAAAAAACCTGCTTGTTCCCAACAATGGCAATGGTCTTGACATGGAAGACCATTCATGGACTCAAACACTCGAAGAACTCACACTGACCATTCCAGTTCCACCGGGAACAAAATCAAGAAACATCGTCTgtgaaataaagaaaaaatctCTAAAAGTTGCATTAAAGGGTCAAGAAAATCCAATTCTTGACGGAGAGCTTTTTGCAACCGTTAAAGTTGACGATTGTTTCTGGAACttggaagataataaaattatctcTGTGCTTATGACAAAGTTTGACAGGCAAAACTGGTGGAAATCACTGTTGGTTGGTGGACCTGAAATTGATACGCAAAAGGCTGAGCCGGAGCCGAGTCGCCTCGGTGACTTGGATGGTGAAACCAGGTCGGTTGTGGAGAAGATGATGTTTGATCAGAGACAGAAGCAGATGGGGCTGAAGACCAGTGATGAGATTGAAAAGGAGGGGATGTTAAAGAAATTTATGGCTCAGAATCCTAACATGGATTTTTCTAACATGAAGATGATGTAG